TGTACCTGCGCAAAACTCCTTTACAAACAAAAGCATGATACCGCCACACATCGCCTTCCTGCAACAGGAATTGATGTTTCTTCAGTTTTTTTATAATACATACCGGTTCAATAACTGCCCAGTCTGCTTCGGTCAGCGGCATTTTCTCAGCCAGGTATTGTTTGAACACTTCAACCATAAGAATCGAAGTTAATTAAAATAGAGTGATCCTTTTTTTTATTACATTCGGCCACCCATAAAAAACAGCAGTATGTCCGTAAGCAACCCTGGTAAGATCTTGCTTTCCCTGTCACTGGCCTTTGTTTTTTTTACCGGTTATTCAAACGACGGCGCCTTTCGCTCAGCAGGAAATCAATTAATCCCCATGTATGAAACTGATATTTCCGTTAAAAAAGAAATTCTGACCATCAACAGGATTGGCGGGCGAAAGGTAGCCATCACCGTATATTACGAGTTCTTTAACCCTAAAGCAGATAAAATGGTGGAAGTGGGTTTTGAAGCTACTTCTCCCAGCGGCGATGTTAACGCCAGGCCCGTAAACGGACATCAACCCTTCATTTCCCAGTTTACCGTTAACATGAACGACTCAACGGTCCCTTACAAAGTGTCTATTGTAAGCGACAGTATGTATTATAAAAACGGCATCTATAAATCGAAAACGGTTGCTCAGGCCTTAAAAGAAGCGGACAATGCCGACTACGTAGATTTCTTTTATGTTTATCACTTCAAGGCAAAATTCAAACAGGGGCTCAATATTATAAAACATACCTATACGGCCGAACTATCTACCGCCGTTTATGAAGACTATTCTTATACCTATATACTTTCGGCAGCAGGCAGATGGGCCAACAAACAAATTGATGACTTTACGTTACAAATAAATATGGGCGAGTACCAGGACCTGCGTATTAATAATACTTTTTTTTCAACCCTTACCAACTGGCAATTACCCGAAGGCACTAAAAGCATTTTTATAAAGAAGGATAAACGAGACAAAGAAGATAAAGACAAAACGGAGTTTTACATCCGTAAAGGGGGCCTGGTATTTCAACAGGTAAACTTCAAACCCACGGGGGAATTATTTTTTGTTGCGCCCGGCTACCAATGGGGCATGGGTTTAACTCAACAGGAAATAGATGATAACCATTTCAGCGCCAAACGGGGAGATCCTTTGCCATTCTCCGTCGAGTACCCGGATGGCATTCATTCACCTGCCGATGACTTGTCGAAAAGGATCTTAAAGAACCTGCCCTATGCACGGAGAGGATACATTTTTAAAGCACCCGAATTACAGGGGTATTTTGAACGGCAGCCTTGGTATTTAAAAGATGTAAACTATCATCCTGACATGTCGGCCTTGACAGTCAAAGAGCAGGAATGGCTAAAAAAACTATAATAGCCGTACCCACATTTTTCCTTTATTTCTTTCCTTGTAACGCCCATACCATTTGCAAAGTGGGTACATGGCCGTTACAATGGCGATCCATACTACATAAATAGCCCAAAGCGGCAATCCGCTGCCTGATTTCGGCCGCCCGAAATTGAATCCAAAAACCATCTCGGAACTTTTAAAACCCTGCAGCAATACCATTGCAAAAACAAGCGGATGTAGAAGATACCAGTGCAGCACAAAATAAAACAGCGGCACTTTGCCATACACACAAACCAATTCCGTCCACTTATTTTTTACGTTCGCAATGGCAGCCGCTATCAGGAACATAATACCTAAAAACAACAGGCTAAACTGCAATGACGGTGGATACTTGGTTACATTTATAAAGGAGAGCACCGTAAACAAGCCATTCTTTTGCTGCGCCCAACGTACAGGGTCTCCATATACATTTATAACCCGCAGCAGGATAAACAATCCAATGGCCGCAATACCTATCCTTAAAAATAACGACCGCTGCTTTCGGCTGCCGCGCAGAGGTGTATTACTTGAAGCTTGCGGCTTGCAGCTTGGAGCTGTTATTGTTTCCAACTCAAACAAACGGCCACCCGCAAAGCCTAACAGCATTATTCCCAGCCAGGGGATGGGCGGATAACCGATAATAAATAGTCTGCCATGGCCCAATGGATAAGCTGCAGGCGAAAACAATGGCATCAGCAGTTGTTTAAAAAGGGAATGGTCATCGCCGGGCACCAGTGGCGCCAGGTTATGCAGGAACAAAATGCACAGGCCCAGGATGGCAATTGTTTTGGGCGAGCGAGCGATCAACAAAGCCAGCACCATAAACCCCACGCCAATGGCGCCAATTACATTGAAGATAAATAAGGTAAAATGAACATCGAACCATAGCCCAAACCCAACCAGGGTAAACTCCAGCAGAATCAGCCACAATCCTCTCTTCAATAAAAACAGCCGCGAAGCACGCACATCGTTTGTCCGCTTCATAGAAAGCCAGGCCGATACGCCCGAAAGAAAAACAAAGGTGGGCGCACACAAATGGGTGATCCAGCGCGTAAAAAATAAAACAGGCGTGGTTGTGTTTAAATCAGTGGGCTGCTGGGTAATTGCAGTGACATGCAACATGTCCCTTACATGGTCCAGGGCCATAATGATCATCACTATTCCCCTGAGTACATCTATGTTATACACTCTTTTCATGAATGGCTGTTTATAGCTTGTACTCAAATTTATTTTTAATGTTCAATACCCGTATCACCTTCCCGGTAAACGCCCTAATAAATCGCCATCGGTAGTTGGTCTATAAATTCCGGAGTTGGTCGAAAATGTACCACCGGGAGCAAGGCTTAAAACCTAAGTTTGTTTCATAAAAGGTAGTGGAACGAGACATGCGAAAACAAAACAAGGGAATTATTTTCAATCTGATCTTCTGGCTGCTGTATTTTTTATACGAGTGGTTTGGGTTGGCTGCCCTGTCGGGTGCATACAGACTGTATTTTGTAAATGCCTGCATGGCCCTGCCTTTATCGTTTATTATCTCATATCTCACGGTGCATGTTTTTATAAAGAAATTTTATAATAAAGGCGAGCGGTTAAAATTCTGGTTTTGCCAGATAACGGTTACGTTGGTGCTGTTGCTGATAAGGCGAAACATAAACTACTATATAATTTATCCGCAGGTTTACCCCGCAGCGCAAAAAGTACCTTTGCTCTCCTTCGGCAAATTAATCGTAGAGCTGGTGAACCTGTACCTGATCACAGGCGTGTATGCCCTGTTTTATTTTGTACAGTCGTGGTACGAAGAAAAGCAGAAAGCCCAAACCCTGCTGCAACAAAAAACAGAGGCTGAACTGGAGTTGTTAAAATCGCAGGTACAACCGCATTTCATTTTCAATGCCCTGAACAACATCTATTCAGCCGCTTTAAAAACAAGCCCGGAAACGGCAAACCTGGTGGCACATTTATCAAGCTTTTTGAATTACAACCTGTATGAAGCCAAACAACCCTTTGTTCTACTCACTTCGGAGATCGCCTATTTAAGGCACTACATCGAATTACAGAAGAACAGGTATGGAAGTAAGCTGGATGCTTCCATAAACATATATGGCGAAATAAACGAACTTTATATAGCCCCGTTGTTGTTACTGCCGCTGGTTGAAAACAGTTTCAAACATGGCATCGCCAACTCGATCGGTTCCGGCTGGATAAGGATAGAGGTGGTAAGACAGGAAGACCAGTTTTCTATAAAGATCGAAAACAGCGTGGAAGAAAAGACGGAACCAGCAGGTCAAATAAACGGTGGCATTGGAATAAAAAATGTACGGCAACGATTACAATTGATCTATCCCGGTTCGCATGAATGGAAGGTGGTGGAAGGTGCGCACTCGTACCTGGTAATCATAAAACTAATGACCCATAAATGATAAAATGTATTGCTATAGACGATGAACAACCGGCCAGGGAATTGATAGCGACGCATCTCAGCAACCTGCCCGATTTTGAGCTGCAGGCCTCATTTGACAATGCATTGGATGGTTTTAACTTTTTACAAAAGAATGCTGTTGACCTGGTTTTCCTGGATATTCAAATGCCCAGGGTCTCAGGACTGGAACTGATCCGCTCATTAAAGGTTTGCCCCACGATCATCCTTACCACTGCTTACCGCGAATATGCGGTAGAAGCGTTTGAACTGGATGTTATGGATTATTTGTTGAAACCAATTACCCGGGAACGGTTTATGAAATCCATTTCGCGGTTCCATTTTTATAATAACGCGCCGGTAGAAAAACCCGCCATTCCCGACAGCTTTGATACAGCCTATATTTTTCTGAAAATCGGAAAAGGACAAACAAAGATCTTTCTGAAAGACATTCTATATATTGAAGGGCTGAAAGATTTTATAAAAGTGCATACCCCGCAGAAAGTATTTGTGGCCTCGGAAAGACTAAGTTATATGGAAGATAAACTGCCCGAGAACAAATTTGCACGCGTGCATAAATCATATATCATCGCACTCGAAAAAATAACCAGTGTACAAACAGAACAGGTACTGATAACAGACATATCAATACCTGTTGGGAGAGTGTATAAAAACGAGTTCCTGAAAAAAATGTCTTACTTATAACACATGCTCTTCAAACTTCTTGCTGTGAAACATCACCGGGATGCCTATAGAAGCACTAATTCCCCAGATAAGTATCATGGCAATAAACAGATGATGGAACTGGATATTAGCAGCGAGATCATCTGTACGTTGAATACCGGAAGTTTTAAGGATCCCCAATATGGTAATAAGCGCAAGCACGCCTATATAGAGCCATTCACCGGTTCGCTTCCCGTATTTAATGAACCAGTAATAAATAACCCCGATTAACATAAACGCAATATTTACCCCGAAAATGAGCGACGAAACATTAATAAAAGTGAACAGCTGGTAACTGGTTTCATCCCTGAAAATAACATTGTAAATGATGCAGATGAAGGTGGCGGAAATGCCTGCAAACACGCCGGTTAACAGGGCTTTAGAGAACGTAGTCAGATACGAAGAATTCATAACCTTATGTTTATTAATAAAAAATGAAGTATCGGGCTTCAAAAACAGGTCGTTCCGGAGGGAGACTAAAACATTGCAGTGGCAATATTTTATACAACAAAGTTAGCATATTTTAACAAATAACCTGTCCGGCGCAATATTTTAATATTATCTCCTATACAAAAAAACACTAATTTTGCGCCATGCCTTACAATTCATGCGACCTGACCAGTTGCTTTTTATGTACACATTGTTTATCAGATTGGAAAGAGCTTATCGCAATCAAAAAGAAGACGTTACACCTGAAAAAAGGCACGCTGATCTTTAAAGAAGGCAACCCGGTTGAGGGTATTTATTTTATAACTGCAGGCTCGGTAAAAGTGCACAAACAATGGGGTGAACAACGGGAGCTGATTGTTCGCTTTGCCAAAGCAGGTGATGTGTTGGGACATCGCGGTTTTGGTGCTACCCAGGTATTTCCGGTTTCAGCTACCTGCCTTGAAGACGTAAAAGTTTGTTATATCCCCTACAGTTTTCTACAAGCAACCTTACAAACCAATCCTGTATTTACCTATCGCTTATTGCAGGAATATGCTGTTGAACTGCAAACTGCGGAGAAACGCATGCGCGACCTTGCTTTAATGGAAGTAAAAAGCAGAATTGCCCAGGCATTGCTTGAAATAGCTAATCTGTTTGGAACCGACGAAGAAAAATACATCAGCATACCCATCAGCCGGCAGGACATTGCCTCCTATGCAGGCACCACCTACGAGACTGTTTTTAAATTATTTACCAATCTCGTAGCCGAAGACATCATTACTTCCACCGGTAAGCGGATAAAAATAAATAATACGATTGCCTTGCAAAAACTGGTAAACGAACCTAATACCGAATAAATGGATCACACAGCTAAACATTCACACAATCGTATCCCCATCTCTGTATCGCTCGACGAAACAATGAGCCAGAACGACATGAACCAGGTGCAGGCAGGTAATAAAAAAAGACTGGCCATCATGTCGGGGTTCGCAGTAGCAGTAGCCATTTGCATCAGTTTTATTGCAAAGGGACTGGTATACCTTATTAACCTTTTCACCAATCTTGCCTTTAATCATACCTGGTCGCTGGCGCCCGGTAATCCCGGCGGCCATCATTATGGCGCTTTTGTAATAATTATTCCAGCTATTGGTGGCCTTATCGTAGGCCTGATGGCCCTTTATGGCTCCAAAGCTATCCGCGGTCACGGTATTCCCGAAGCCATGGAGCAGATCCTTACCAACGACAGTAAGATAAGACCCAGCATCACTTACCTGAAACCATTGTCATCGGCCATTTCCATTGGTACCGGTGGCCCGTTTGGCGCCGAAGGACCGATCATTGCAACCGGCGGCGCCCTGGGTTCTACCATCGGCCAGCTCTTTCGCATAAGCGCTTATGAAAGAAAGATCCTGCTTACCGCAGGTGCAACAGCTGGTATGTCGGCCATCTTCGGCAGCCCGGTAGCGGCTATCTTTCTGGCCATTGAATTATTGTTATTTGAATTTTCACCCCGTTCAATTATACCGGTAGCATTAGCTTGTATTACCGGTGCAGCCGGCCATCATTTGTTGTTTGAAGCCGGACCTGTTTTTCCCTCACCGGTATTACAGGCGCCCGGCAATATGGCGCTGATCACCTATAGTATAATAGGTATTGTTATTGGTCTGTTAGCTGCGGGCGTTACCAAAATAGTTTACCTTATCGAAGATGCATTTGAAAAGCTGCCCATCCATTGGGCCTGGTGGCCGGCTATTGGCGGTTTGGCCGTAGGTATTGTAGGGTATTTTGCGCCATATACATTGGGTGTTGGGTACGAAAATATCACCCATGTGTTATCAGGTCAAATGACCTTACAGCTGATCGTATCGCTGGCAGTGATGAAATTTATTTCCTGGGCCATTGCATTGGGCAGTGGAACATCAGGTGGCACTCTCGCGCCTTTATTAACTATTGGAGGGGCTACCGGTGCCGCACTGGGTATTGCCGCCATGGCCATCTTTCCGCAGGCAGGCGTAAACGTTTCCATGGCCGCATTAATAGGCATGTCGGCCATGTTTGCCGGCGCCTCCCGGGCCTTGCTTACCTCCATCATTTTCGCCATAGAAACCACTGGTCAGGAAAATGCTTTACTGCCTTTGCTGGCGAGTTGTATTGCCGCCTATATTGTATCGTATTTCTTAATGGAGCATACGATCATGACCGAAAAGATCGCACGTCGCGGCGTTAAGACCCCGGATATTTATCAGCCCGATGTGCTGGATAAGATCACGGTAGAACAGGTATTATCCGATGCTACGGTGATTAATGGGGATACCAGCATTAAAGAAGTAAGAAGCTGGCTGGAAGAACAAAAAGACCAGCAGCGCAATTATTATATCGTGGTGAACAATGAAGGCATTTTCAAAGGTCTCGTAAGCGCCTCCAACCTGTTCAGCATGCACCACGAGATCACCGAACCTATTGAAACGCTCATAAAAAGAAAAGCCACAGTGATCTCTCCCCGTAATACACTTAAAACAGCCGTGCAGCTAATGGCTTCTGAAAATGTAGATGTATTGCCTGTGGTTGACCGCACCAACAACAGCGTGCTGGGAGTATTGTCATACAAAGATATTTTGTCGGGTTACCGGCAAATGGCCGAAGAAGGCCAGGGTACCATCACGATCTCGTTAAAAAGAAGAACATTGAAAATGCTTGTACATGGTAAAAAAGGCATGGCGGTACTGAAACCCACGCCTAAAAAAGAAGCAGACGTTTAAACAAATTTTCATGCGTATCATAATAAAGAGCCCCGACGGTTCCATCGGGGCTTTTTAATTTATCCCATCGCTACCGCATCTTTTCCGGCGCCTTTATCAAGCACCAGCGGCTTTAATGCTTTTCGGGTATCCCCGCCATTTACAACAATACCCTCGCTGGCGGCCCCTTCTACCTGTAAAAACACGCCGGCATTGGTTAATACCCGGGAAGCAGCGATCAACACATCCTTTGAGTTGATGATCCTGATCACCTCCGAGTCAACACTTCCCTGCGCGCTTAAACCCATTATTGAAGCATCCTGTACATTATCGAAAATAACGGCCGGACGCGCATCGGGCTTTTCACAGTCAAAGCGCACATTATTCAACGTAAGATTCCTGACATTGCGGGCATATATCCCATATGCGGGTGGACCAAAAGGCGCTGTTGCCCATACGCCAAAATATTCAGCTGCCACCTGGGGTACGTCCCGTTTTAACGCCTGTTCTTTTGTACCGCCACCGGCATACGTAATATGAACATCGGTAAAACTGATATTTTCAAGAAAGGCATTCCCAACCCCATTCAGGGTTATACAGGAATTGATCTCCCCATCGAACATTTTTGTGCCAAAAGCAATATCCGGATGGTCAACCGGTTTTTCCACTACGGTTGCCCTGATGCCATTGAATGAAATATTGCGAACAAAGGAGGAGGTGTCTGGCGCATCACCAGCATTGCTCTTGCCTGTAAAAGCAATGCCGATGGGACCGGTCACATTGCGCATAATGATATTCGAGAAACTAAGATTCTCCACCCGGGCTTTCCCCGAGCTGATCTTTACCGGACAACCATAGGTTTCATAAATCAAACAATTACTTACTACAATGTTTTGCGCTTCGCCACTCCCAAACCGGAAGATTGACCAGCGCGTACTAAAACTACAGTTGGTAACGGTAACAAACTGGTTGCTGCCAAAAAGGGCGCAGGCATCGTCCTGGCATTGGATATCGCAATTGGTAATGTGTACGTATTGACTGTCGTTGAAATGAAAGCCATCGTTGTTCTTATTTACGCGGTTATAGATCCTGATGCCCTGTAGCTGTACCTGTTTACAATGCAGGATGCGAAAACAATGATAGGCGCTGCGGGTGAGAAAAACATCCCTTACCAGGAAATTGGTACATTCATAAAAAACGATCAAATGCGGGCGATCGAAATTACCGCCCACTCCATGCTGGCCCGGACCGGTATTATCACCTTTGCCATTATAAAATGTTTGGCCATTCCCGTCAATGGTACCCCTTCCTTCAATAGTAATGTTCACTGCATTTACTGCAAAAATGAAAACGACATTTCCGTTTCCCGGTGGAACGCCTTTGCCGGCCACATAATCTTCCCGGCGGGTACTGCCCAACAAGCGCCCCTGGGCCGACAGGTGCAGGGTTACATTCGACTTCAATTCTACCGTTCCACAAATAAAATCGCCTGCCGGTATCAGCACTGTACCGCCGTTCTCTTTATTGCAGGCATCTATGGCAGCCTGGATGGCTTTTGTATTCAAAGTTTTTCCATCGCCTTTGGCACCAAAATCGCGCACATTGAAAATGCGGGCGCCAGGTAAGCTGTCGCTGGTATTATGGGAGGGGGCAGCGTGTGTAGCTATGGCAGGTAAAGCAGCGCCGGCAACGGCCAGGGCCGGTAACTTCAGCTGTTCCAACCACTGGCGGCGCGAAAGCGAATCGTTTGTATACATGGTAATCTGGCAATTGGTTGATGCCGAAATTACAATGCAGCAGTATGTATTCAGAAGGGAAAAATGGCTATTGACTAACCTATTTATGCATGGCAACTATTTAATAAAAAAACTGCTCTGAAATTATCTGGCCGTCCTTTACTTCATACAGCATGATCTCGTTCATTTGAATTCTGCCATGAGGTTGCACTGTTATTTCCAATTCCCTTGTCACCGCAAAATGGTTACCGGTAACTATCGGCTCGCTGGTATAAGCCCGGTGCAGGTCGGTAATGCGGCTCACAAATTCCTCGCCCTTTTGGCGAACCGCTTCTTTTCCTTCGGCATAGCCCATATAAGGAGAATTGACGGGATCTATGCTTTTTACATTGCCGGCAAATAGCTCCTCCTGGATCTGGAACCATTTTTCCTGCTGGGCCAGTTCATTAAAACGGGCGGCTACTTCCTGTGTGGTCATGATGGCTTGTTGCGTTGTCATTGCATTATTTTTAATCGTGTATAACAAAGGTATTGTCCAGATATGGCTTGTACAGGGTACTGAATGGACAATATAAAGGGGAGATTTGGACAAATTAATTAATGTTAAATCATTGCCTTAAAATTGCCGCTGGAATGATTTTTTATTTACACGTGCAAAAAGGAAGTTGAATTTGGAGACTAGCAGCAAGGCCTCTGTGGCTATAAAAAGCGCCACCGCATTGGCGCATGCAAAAACAGAAAAAGCGTTGATTCATCATATCAAGTGTATTCAAACGGAGCGTGAATACGGCAGACTATTGAGTTGTTTGTATGCTTTTAATGCGCCGGTAGAACAATTGTTGGAGCCCTGGGTGAAACCCGTGCTGGCAGACTATGACGAACGCAGAAAATCGAACCGGTTGCTGCACGACCTGCATACTTTAGGCCTTACCACGCCACCCGCTTATAAGCGTTTGCCCGTTATAAAAGATCTGTTTGCGGCCCTGGGATGTTTTTATGTGCTGGAAGGCTCGGTGCTGGGTGGAGTGATCATCAAAAAGATCATCCGGGAACAATGTCCCAAATTACCTGATAATGCCTTTGGGTTCTTTTCAGGCTATGATCAGCAGAATGGTCTGCAATGGCAAAAATTTCTGGCGCAGTTTGATTCACTGTTGAATGATGCGGATAAAAAATCGGCAGCCATTACAGCTGCCAATGATTGTTTTAAACAGTTTGAAGCTAATATAAATGACTTTTATGCCTGGGACGGCAATTAGCTGATGGGCACTTTACTATGGCTTACCAGCAACTGGATGGTGTTATTCAAATTTTTATAGTTCATGGGTTTGGTAATGCATTCGGTACTGAACCTTTTACAAAATTCAATATCAGCCTGGTTGCTGGAGGTGGTGAAGATCACTACCGGGATTTCATCCCATTTGCGTTTTATTTCCTGCAGTACCTGCCGGCCATCCATCCGCGGCATGTTCATATCCAGTACAACAAGTGCAGGAAAAGGCTGTCCGTCCTGCTCCATGTTTTTAAGCATGGCCATACCCTCTTCACCGCTTTCGGCCGTGATAACAGTTATGCCAGGATATAGCTTCCCCATGGAATCACCAAAGATCATCAGATCATCCTGGTCATCGTCGATGTACAATATAGCAACTGTTTCCTCTATCATATTTTGTTACTTTATAATTAATTCATTTTTTGCCTGGCCGTCATTGTCAGAATGAACAACAGGCTGCGTTTCGGGCAGGACAATGATGAACTCTGCGCCATCGTGTTTGTGCCCTCTTGCGATAATAACACCATGATGCCGTTCAACGATCTTGTTGGCAATGGCCAAACCAATGCCTGTGCCCTCATATTTCTCTTTACTGTTCAGGCGTTGAAACAGTGAGAAAATTTTACGGGAATACTGGTCTTCAAACCCAATGCCTTCATCTTTCATCCTGATCTCATACAACTGCCCTGCTGCATCTTTCATTTCAGGATAATCGGCATTTTCAACAGGCTTACTTGTTATATAAATAACCGGCGACTGACCGGGTTTGTGAAACTTCAGTGAGTTGGCAATAATATTCTGGAACAATTGACGCATTTGTCCGCTCACGGCCTGGATAACCGGCAAATGGCCCACCTGGATTCGGGCATTTTTTTCACCGATCACCAGTTCCAGGTCCTGCAGTATCTCGCCTACAATTTTATTCAGGTCCACTTCTTCCACCAGGTTCTCGCTGCTCAGGCGCGAATAGGACAACACATCATTTATCAAACTGGTAGCGCGTGAGGAAGCGCTGATGATGCGATCTATATAAGCTTCCAGGTCTTTGGTGGAGGCTTCTTCGGCAAACATTTCTTTGATAAGCCCGCTGAAGAAATGGATCTTTCTTAACGGTTCCTTCAAATCATGCGAAGCTACGGAAGCAAACTGCATCAGGTCGGCATTGCTGGCTTCCAGCTTTTCATTGGTAAGGCGCAACTCCCGCGTTCTTTCCTGTACTTTTTCTTCCAGCAGTTGTTCTGCCAGTTTCTGATCATGTATATCAGTAAAGGTCCCAAACCATTTTTCTATCACGCCCTTTTCATCACGCATGGGCAGGGCACGCACCAGGAACCAGCGATAGGCGCCATCTGTGCGGCGCATCCTATTCTCAAACTGGAAGGTATTACCATTGGTAAGTGATTGCTGCCAGGTTTTTCGCGCGCGCTCCAGGTCCTGCGGATGCAGTACGCCCATCCAGCCATTGTTCAGCGTTTGTTCAGGAGTGAGTCCTGTATAATCGTACCATTTCTGGTTGAAGAAATCAAAATTCCCATCGGCGTAGGCCGAAAACACGATCTGCGGCATAAAGTCGGTTACGAACCGGAACTGGCCGATCTGGGTTTGCAGCTCGATCTTCTTTTCCTGTAATTGCTGATTGCTTTGTTCAAGGCGGGTAACATCCACCATGGCGCCGATCATTCGGTAGGGGATACCCTGGTCGTCGGTAAGCAACATGCCCCTGTCAAGAACATATGCATACTCGCCATTTTGCTTCTGAAAGCGGTAGCCCACGTTGAATTCCTTGCGTGGGTTCTCCAGAGTAGCATTGATAGCTTCTTCTACCCGCTGGCGGTCGTCGATATGAATATGTTTCAAGCGGAAAAAATGTTTTTGCACCAGTTTTTCGTCCTTGCCATATCCGAACAACTCGTAAAAGCTGTCGCTCCACCATACATTGTTCTCCGCAAAGTTCCAGTCCCAGATAACATCATTTGTAAGGGAGGCCACCATGCGAAATCGCTCTTCGCTTTCTTCCAGGTCGCGGGTGCGTTCTCTTACTTTCTTTTCCAACTGGTTGTTAAGCTCCCGCAGTGTTTCCTTGGTAATCAGCAACTCGTTGTAATTCCTGCGCAGTTTTTCTTCAGCTTCCTTACGCAGGGTAATATCAGATAATACCAGTACAAAGCCGTCCTGCATTTTATTAATACCTGCCTGGAACCATTGTTTGTTACCGTTCTTGGTGAAGTTTATTTCCAATCCAAGGGCCGGCTCACCAGTATTCACTACCTCATTGTACTTTTTATATAACTGGGTGCTGGCCAATTCAGGAAAATCTTTCGTCAGCGACATCCTGTCTTCTTTCATCAGCGTACCCAGCGAATGATAGGCATTGTGGTTGGCTATCTTACAAGTGTAATCGATGATCTTGCCATCTTCTCCTCTTTTGCTTTCAAATACAAAGATGGGATTGGCGCTGGCCTCAAATACGCTTTTTACCAGGGTATTCAGGTTCCTGGTAGCAGAAATATCTACCATGGAAATCACCAGGCCATCGCGTACTTTATCCTGCCTGATGTATGGCAGAATACGCAACAGGTAAACATTTCCATTATCCAGTTCAATTTCGCGCTCAATTACAGCCCCGGATTTACTTGCTTTCTTAATGTCTTCAGCGAACGAACTGGCCTTTATATGGTGGGTGATATGGTCGATGGGGCGACCGATATCCCCTTCAATGATATTAAATACACTCGCCACGCTGTTATTAAAGCGGCGGATGCGCAGCTTTTGGTCAAGGAAGATCTGCCCTATTTGCGAGGTCTGCAAATAGTTGCTGATGTCGTCGTTCAACTCTACAAGTTCCTTGATC
The Niastella koreensis GR20-10 genome window above contains:
- a CDS encoding YARHG domain-containing protein, which encodes MSVSNPGKILLSLSLAFVFFTGYSNDGAFRSAGNQLIPMYETDISVKKEILTINRIGGRKVAITVYYEFFNPKADKMVEVGFEATSPSGDVNARPVNGHQPFISQFTVNMNDSTVPYKVSIVSDSMYYKNGIYKSKTVAQALKEADNADYVDFFYVYHFKAKFKQGLNIIKHTYTAELSTAVYEDYSYTYILSAAGRWANKQIDDFTLQINMGEYQDLRINNTFFSTLTNWQLPEGTKSIFIKKDKRDKEDKDKTEFYIRKGGLVFQQVNFKPTGELFFVAPGYQWGMGLTQQEIDDNHFSAKRGDPLPFSVEYPDGIHSPADDLSKRILKNLPYARRGYIFKAPELQGYFERQPWYLKDVNYHPDMSALTVKEQEWLKKL
- a CDS encoding DUF1624 domain-containing protein, giving the protein MKRVYNIDVLRGIVMIIMALDHVRDMLHVTAITQQPTDLNTTTPVLFFTRWITHLCAPTFVFLSGVSAWLSMKRTNDVRASRLFLLKRGLWLILLEFTLVGFGLWFDVHFTLFIFNVIGAIGVGFMVLALLIARSPKTIAILGLCILFLHNLAPLVPGDDHSLFKQLLMPLFSPAAYPLGHGRLFIIGYPPIPWLGIMLLGFAGGRLFELETITAPSCKPQASSNTPLRGSRKQRSLFLRIGIAAIGLFILLRVINVYGDPVRWAQQKNGLFTVLSFINVTKYPPSLQFSLLFLGIMFLIAAAIANVKNKWTELVCVYGKVPLFYFVLHWYLLHPLVFAMVLLQGFKSSEMVFGFNFGRPKSGSGLPLWAIYVVWIAIVTAMYPLCKWYGRYKERNKGKMWVRLL
- a CDS encoding sensor histidine kinase; translated protein: MRKQNKGIIFNLIFWLLYFLYEWFGLAALSGAYRLYFVNACMALPLSFIISYLTVHVFIKKFYNKGERLKFWFCQITVTLVLLLIRRNINYYIIYPQVYPAAQKVPLLSFGKLIVELVNLYLITGVYALFYFVQSWYEEKQKAQTLLQQKTEAELELLKSQVQPHFIFNALNNIYSAALKTSPETANLVAHLSSFLNYNLYEAKQPFVLLTSEIAYLRHYIELQKNRYGSKLDASINIYGEINELYIAPLLLLPLVENSFKHGIANSIGSGWIRIEVVRQEDQFSIKIENSVEEKTEPAGQINGGIGIKNVRQRLQLIYPGSHEWKVVEGAHSYLVIIKLMTHK
- a CDS encoding LytR/AlgR family response regulator transcription factor, producing the protein MIKCIAIDDEQPARELIATHLSNLPDFELQASFDNALDGFNFLQKNAVDLVFLDIQMPRVSGLELIRSLKVCPTIILTTAYREYAVEAFELDVMDYLLKPITRERFMKSISRFHFYNNAPVEKPAIPDSFDTAYIFLKIGKGQTKIFLKDILYIEGLKDFIKVHTPQKVFVASERLSYMEDKLPENKFARVHKSYIIALEKITSVQTEQVLITDISIPVGRVYKNEFLKKMSYL
- a CDS encoding Crp/Fnr family transcriptional regulator, translating into MPYNSCDLTSCFLCTHCLSDWKELIAIKKKTLHLKKGTLIFKEGNPVEGIYFITAGSVKVHKQWGEQRELIVRFAKAGDVLGHRGFGATQVFPVSATCLEDVKVCYIPYSFLQATLQTNPVFTYRLLQEYAVELQTAEKRMRDLALMEVKSRIAQALLEIANLFGTDEEKYISIPISRQDIASYAGTTYETVFKLFTNLVAEDIITSTGKRIKINNTIALQKLVNEPNTE
- a CDS encoding chloride channel protein — protein: MDHTAKHSHNRIPISVSLDETMSQNDMNQVQAGNKKRLAIMSGFAVAVAICISFIAKGLVYLINLFTNLAFNHTWSLAPGNPGGHHYGAFVIIIPAIGGLIVGLMALYGSKAIRGHGIPEAMEQILTNDSKIRPSITYLKPLSSAISIGTGGPFGAEGPIIATGGALGSTIGQLFRISAYERKILLTAGATAGMSAIFGSPVAAIFLAIELLLFEFSPRSIIPVALACITGAAGHHLLFEAGPVFPSPVLQAPGNMALITYSIIGIVIGLLAAGVTKIVYLIEDAFEKLPIHWAWWPAIGGLAVGIVGYFAPYTLGVGYENITHVLSGQMTLQLIVSLAVMKFISWAIALGSGTSGGTLAPLLTIGGATGAALGIAAMAIFPQAGVNVSMAALIGMSAMFAGASRALLTSIIFAIETTGQENALLPLLASCIAAYIVSYFLMEHTIMTEKIARRGVKTPDIYQPDVLDKITVEQVLSDATVINGDTSIKEVRSWLEEQKDQQRNYYIVVNNEGIFKGLVSASNLFSMHHEITEPIETLIKRKATVISPRNTLKTAVQLMASENVDVLPVVDRTNNSVLGVLSYKDILSGYRQMAEEGQGTITISLKRRTLKMLVHGKKGMAVLKPTPKKEADV